The Algoriphagus halophilus sequence ATTCCCATGAATCCAATAATCGTCAGTTAAGTTGGGGCCGACTCCGCCACCACCATCAATAGCATGGCAGGCAGCACAATTACCTTCAAAGATGGTTTTACCTGATGCTAAAGCGGAAGCCGTCTCATCAAAAACGACGGTAGTCTCATCAATTCCGGCAGCAGCATTGGCCTTACGCTCTTCAGAGGCAATGGCTTCGATCCTCAATTCTTCTTCATATTCTTCCACACCTGTTTTTCCGTAGCCCAATACAGAGTAATTGAGAAAATAACCTATCCCGAAGATGGCTGTGATTAGGAAGGTATATTGAAGCCAAGGAGGCATGAAATTATCAAGCTCAGTAATCCCATCGTAGGAGTGATCTGTCATTTCCTTTTTCTCCACTGCTTCTTCTGCTACATCTCCTGTGATGAACTTTTCCTTGAAGGATTCCCACCATGTTGGCTCTTCTGCCATTGCAGGGTTTTCTTTTCTAAACACTGCAGTGATAAAAGACATGAGGTAAATGATCAATATTAAAAGAAGAACAATGACTCCTAAAATGACCCCCATGATGATGAGAAGGGTTAATTGATTCCCATCCATATTCATCAGTTTTTCGTAAGTCGAACTTTCTACTGCTTGAGCAAATACTGCGTTAGTCACAGAAAGCCCAACAAATGCAAATAATAAGGTTAGTATATTTTTCATGGCTCTTTCTTTATAATATCATCATCTTCCATTGGAAGTGACCTCATATGATCTATGTAAGATTTAGGTACCTTAATCACCCATAGCAACATGGCGACAAAGAATAGGACAAAAATCAAAAGCGAAATGATCGGATAGATTTCTATGTTTTCGATAGATCTTAATACTTCTTTATACATGACTTTTTGATTTATTCGTTGGAAGAAGTTGCCTTGATATCAGTACCAAGTCTTTGCAAATAAGATATCAATGCCACGATTTCTGTATTTGGCATTACCTCAACACCTGCATCTTTTAGGTTTGCAGTAATCTGAGCAGCTTGAGATTCCAAGTCTGCCATCGCGCGCTCATCATATCCTTCTGGATATGGAACTCCCAATTTTTGAAGTGTCCTGATTTTTGCTGGTAAATCGGAATAATCCATTTCATTTTCTACCATCCATGGATAAGGTGGCATCAAGGACCCCGGAGACATGGATCTTGGATCCATCATGTGGAAGTAGTGCCAGCTATCTGGATATTTGCCACCTACACGGTGTAAATCAGGCCCAGTACGTTTGGATCCCCATAAGAAAGGTCGATCATAGACAAATTCCCCCGCTTTGGAATATTCCCCATATCGTTCCGTTTCAAACCTAAAAGGACGGATCATTTGTGAATGACAACCCACGCAGCCATTTGAGATATACAAATCCCTACCCTCCAATTCAAGAGGAGTATATGGTTTTACAGAACTAATGGTTGGTACATTGGATTTCACCAAAATAGTAGGAATAATCTCTATGGCACCTCCAATGGCGATTGCAACAGTTGCCAACACAGTGAAGAAAACAGGCTTTCTTTCCCAGGCTCTGTGCCAAAATTCTCCAGCTGGCTTGTAGTTCTTAGCTAAAGCCGGTGCAGAATCTTCTTCAGATTCTTGGAATACTCCCTGTTGAGCAGTTTTCCACATGTTGTATACCATGATCACGGCACCACTCAAGTAAAGTAAACCACCAAAGGCTCTCAACATATACATCGGTACCAATTCTACTACTGTTTGCAAGAAATTACCATAGGATAATCGTCCCATTTCATCAAACTCTCTTAACATCAAGAACTGAGTCAAGGCAGCGACATACATGGGAAGTGCATAGAATATAATTCCTAGGGTTCCCATCCAAAAATGGGTATTCGCCAATTTGGTGGAGTAGATCTTGGTTTTGAATAATCTTGGCCACATCCAATACAACATACCGAAAGTCAAGAAGCCATTCCAGCCTAAACCTCCAATATGTACGTGAGCAACGATCCAGTCTGTATAGTGAGCAATCGCATTTACATTTTTCAAGGATAACATAGGGCCTTCAAAAGTCGCCATACCGTATGCGGTAAGAGCTACCACCATAAACTTCAATACGGGTTCATTGCTGACTTTATCCCAAGCTCCACGAAGGGTCAATAGACCATTGACCATCCCTCCCCAGGAAGGTGCAATCAACATGACAGAAAAAGCAGTACCCAATACCTGAGCCCATTCTGGAAGAGCGGTGTACAACAAATGGTGAGGTCCTGCCCACATGTAAATGAAGATCAACGACCAGAAGTGAACTATAGAAAGTTTATAAGAATAAACAGGTCTATTCGCAGCCTTCGGCAAGAAATAATACATCAGTCCTAAAAATGGAGTAGTAAGGAAAAATGCAACTGCATTATGACCATACCACCATTGTACCAAAGCGTCCTGAACTCCAGCATAAGCAGAGTAGCTTTTTAGGAACGAAACAGGCAAGGCCAAGGAATTGAAAATATGCAGTACGGCCACCGTCACAAAAGAAGCCATGTAAAACCAAATGGCTACGTACATGTGTCGCTCCCTCCGAGTGATCAACGTTCCGATCATATTGGCACCAAATGCCACCCAAACCAAAGCAATTGCTATGTCAATTGGCCATTCCAACTCTGCATATTCTTTAGAGGTAGTAAGACCTAAAGGAAGGGTGATTGCAGCCGCCAAAATAATTAGCTGCCATCCATAGAAATGAAACCAGCTCAATGTTTTATTCCACATTGGAGTTTTCAATAACCTAGGCATGGAATAATACACACCTGCGAAAATCGCATTTCCTACGAAAGCAAAAATTACTGCATTCGTATGCAATGGTCTAATCCTACCAAAAGTGGTATAGGGATTGCCCAAATTGGCTTCTGGTAAGAAAAGTTGGGTGGCAGCGATTACTCCCACCAACATCCCGACGAGCCCCCATATAACGGTGGCTGCTCCAAAATACTTGACAATTTTATTGTCATATTGGAACGTTTCTAAAGTAGAATCATTCATAGGACTTTGTTTTTGTTGGTTGATCTTTTGTTTCTTTTTTCTGTTTACTGTCGAATAATATTCTAATGGATGGCGTATAATCATCATCAAACTGGCCATCCTTCATTGCTTTAAAAAACAGGTAAAGGAATGTCCCTGCTAGAATTAAA is a genomic window containing:
- the ccoN gene encoding cytochrome-c oxidase, cbb3-type subunit I → MNDSTLETFQYDNKIVKYFGAATVIWGLVGMLVGVIAATQLFLPEANLGNPYTTFGRIRPLHTNAVIFAFVGNAIFAGVYYSMPRLLKTPMWNKTLSWFHFYGWQLIILAAAITLPLGLTTSKEYAELEWPIDIAIALVWVAFGANMIGTLITRRERHMYVAIWFYMASFVTVAVLHIFNSLALPVSFLKSYSAYAGVQDALVQWWYGHNAVAFFLTTPFLGLMYYFLPKAANRPVYSYKLSIVHFWSLIFIYMWAGPHHLLYTALPEWAQVLGTAFSVMLIAPSWGGMVNGLLTLRGAWDKVSNEPVLKFMVVALTAYGMATFEGPMLSLKNVNAIAHYTDWIVAHVHIGGLGWNGFLTFGMLYWMWPRLFKTKIYSTKLANTHFWMGTLGIIFYALPMYVAALTQFLMLREFDEMGRLSYGNFLQTVVELVPMYMLRAFGGLLYLSGAVIMVYNMWKTAQQGVFQESEEDSAPALAKNYKPAGEFWHRAWERKPVFFTVLATVAIAIGGAIEIIPTILVKSNVPTISSVKPYTPLELEGRDLYISNGCVGCHSQMIRPFRFETERYGEYSKAGEFVYDRPFLWGSKRTGPDLHRVGGKYPDSWHYFHMMDPRSMSPGSLMPPYPWMVENEMDYSDLPAKIRTLQKLGVPYPEGYDERAMADLESQAAQITANLKDAGVEVMPNTEIVALISYLQRLGTDIKATSSNE
- the ccoS gene encoding cbb3-type cytochrome oxidase assembly protein CcoS, which translates into the protein MEVIFLLIGVSLILAGTFLYLFFKAMKDGQFDDDYTPSIRILFDSKQKKETKDQPTKTKSYE
- a CDS encoding cytochrome C oxidase Cbb3, with protein sequence MYKEVLRSIENIEIYPIISLLIFVLFFVAMLLWVIKVPKSYIDHMRSLPMEDDDIIKKEP
- a CDS encoding cbb3-type cytochrome c oxidase N-terminal domain-containing protein; translation: MKNILTLLFAFVGLSVTNAVFAQAVESSTYEKLMNMDGNQLTLLIIMGVILGVIVLLLILIIYLMSFITAVFRKENPAMAEEPTWWESFKEKFITGDVAEEAVEKKEMTDHSYDGITELDNFMPPWLQYTFLITAIFGIGYFLNYSVLGYGKTGVEEYEEELRIEAIASEERKANAAAGIDETTVVFDETASALASGKTIFEGNCAACHAIDGGGGVGPNLTDDYWIHGNSISDVFTVIKYGVVSKGMVPWEDQLSPEEIQQVASYILTLNGTSPANPKEPQGELVGGAPAAETPAESDSTAVE